The genome window ATTGAACTGAGCAAGTCCCGCCTGCTGGGTGAAGAAGGGGAGAGCAAAGAAACGGTGAAGGCCGTTCTGCTCTTCGTGCTGGAGAACCTGCTGAAGCTGCTGCATCCCTATATGCCCTTCCTGACGGAACAGGTTTACAAGTACCTGCCCGGAACTGAAGGCTTCCTGATGCTCCAGAGCTGGCCGGAATACAAAGAAGAGTATGTGTTCACGGCGGATGAGGAAAAGATGCAGGGCGTGATGGAGATCATCCGCACGATCCGCAACCTGCGCAGCGAGATGAACGTGGCGCCTTCCAAGCGCACGCACCTCATGCTGCTGCCTGCCGACGGATGGGCTGATACCCTGCGCGGCGGCGAGGGCTATTTCAAAAAGCTGGCCGGAGCGGAACAGGTTGAACTGATCTCAGACCGCAGTGATGCAACCGGAAAGAACGTTTCCGCTGTTGTGGAAGCCGGTGAGCTTTTCATCCCGCTGGGAGACCTGGTGGACTTTGAAAAGGAAACCGCGCGCCTGACCAAGGAACTGGAAAACCTGAAGAAGGAAATGGCCCGTTCCAACGGTATGCTGAACAATGCCGGCTTTATCGCCAAGGCTCCCGCCCAGCTGGTCCAGCAGGAAAAGGATAAGCTGGAAGCTGCCAAGGCAAAGGCTGCCGCACTGGAGAACCGTATCGCGGAACTGAAAGAGAATCTATGAGAACTGCCGAAGAGGTTGTAAATGAAATCCACTCCGCCCTGGGGGACGGAGACAAGCAGGGGCTGCGGAATACCGCAGCCCTGCTTGAGGCTTTACAGGCATGGCCGGTATGCCCGGTGATCCATGTGGCCGGAACCAACGGCAAGGGCAGTGTATGCGCCATGCTGAGCAGCGTGCTGACAGCTGCCGGATACAAGGTAGGACTGTATACGTCTCCCTTTCTGCAGACCTACCGGGAACGGATCCGGATCAACGGAATCCCGATCAGCGATGTACAGCTGGAACAATACGGAAACAGGACGCTGGACGCGGCGGAAAAGCTGAAACAGGACTGGAATTATCACTGTACGCCTTTTGAACTGGGAACAGCGCTGGCTTTCCATACTTTCCGGAGAGAGAGAGCAGACATTATCGTTTCCGAAACCGGTATGGGCGGACGGCTTGACCCGACCAACGCGGTTCCGGAACCGGCTGTCTGTGCCATTACGGCTATCGGAATGGATCATATGCAGTACCTGGGCAATACACTGCGGGAGATTGCCGGTGAGAAAGCCGGGATTATCAAACCCGGTGTTCCTGTTGTCTGCTATCCGCCGGAAGAGACTGAAGTCCGGAATGTGCTGAAACAGAAAGCACGCCAGTCCGAAGCGCCCCTGATCATTCCGGAAAAGGGCCAGATCAGGATCCGGGAGATCAATGCCCGGTATACCATCGCTGATTTCCGGACTGCCCGCAGGCAATATGACGGACTGAAGATCTCCCTGCCGGGAGAGCACCAGACGCTGAACGCGCTGGTGGCTCTCTGCATCCTGGATGAACTGGAAAAACAGGGAATCCGGATTCCGGAGGAGGCTGTTGCCAGCGGACTAGGG of Aristaeella lactis contains these proteins:
- a CDS encoding bifunctional folylpolyglutamate synthase/dihydrofolate synthase, with translation MRTAEEVVNEIHSALGDGDKQGLRNTAALLEALQAWPVCPVIHVAGTNGKGSVCAMLSSVLTAAGYKVGLYTSPFLQTYRERIRINGIPISDVQLEQYGNRTLDAAEKLKQDWNYHCTPFELGTALAFHTFRRERADIIVSETGMGGRLDPTNAVPEPAVCAITAIGMDHMQYLGNTLREIAGEKAGIIKPGVPVVCYPPEETEVRNVLKQKARQSEAPLIIPEKGQIRIREINARYTIADFRTARRQYDGLKISLPGEHQTLNALVALCILDELEKQGIRIPEEAVASGLGNTFWPGRLEWCGNILMDGAHNAQGIAAFRRYVDEQLEGRKKVLLTGVLKEKLSEEMLSGLASVSDTAVTVTPDSPRAMEAEELAGLLRGKGMDARTAKNLEEGLEKARDLAGKDGLVLATGSLYFIGAMRSALGLKP